TGCAATTCATAGATCACAAGCTCGTTATGATTCGCAATCTGAAAATCGTCCTGGTCCCAATCGAATTCAGGATCGTGAACAACCGCGTTTCCCACCGAGTTCGTCACTTCGCGAGCGTATGGATCGATTCGTTCAATGCGTTGCTCACCATTAGCGATGACAAACTTATATTCATCACCAACGCTCGCTTCCGATGACTCAGCATACCAGTAGCCGTTGCCTTCGGACTGCATCGGCAGATCGTTCTTCCAGTCATTGAAATCGCCGATCACGGCTACAGCGTCCGCGTGCGGTGCCCAGACTCGAAATGCCACACCTTTATCGAACAGAATCGCTCCCATACCTTCCACGCGCGACGTTGGTTCCAGCACTGCAGACATTTAAGTTATTCCAGAAGAAAGAGGATGATTAGCGAAGCGTGTCCTGGTCGCCCCGCGAGGGTCGACACCGCAAAGGCAAAAGCTGTGCCGGATTATTGTGGAGCGGCAGAATGGGCACTGCAGAGCCGAAATCTTCAGGATCTAGCGCAATGTCGACCGCCTGCTGCGAGCGTGACACTACGTTACTGACTAACGAAAACTGAAGGGCTGGAGGCCACTGTGGTCGGTCATCGACCAGGCGTCGGAACACATTCGTTGTCTGAGCGCTTGCTGGCTGTGCAGCGGTGAATCTCGAATGCCAGATTTCATGGGGCCAGTGTGAACGAGGGGCGGGGTCACGCGAGTTCTGCCGTGGTCAAATCCATCGGCGAACTGATTGAAAAAGGCCGCCGCTGCCATTCGACAGTGGCTCCGCAGGGCAGATTCTCTGAACGACGACACCGCTCTGAAACGAGCGCGCACCGATGTGGGTGAACGATGACGCCGATGCATAGGAAATCTGAGCGTTCAACACTGCCTGACGCTACGAATGTTCGGCCGCAAATTCGCCACAGGGACTGGCTGGCTCACACAGCTACGCTTCACTTCACAGGCGGCTCATCAGTGATCTCGCGCACGACGCGACACGGATTGCCCACGGCCACGACGCCATCCGGAATGTCTTTCGTCACCACGCTCCCGGCCCCAATGACGGTTTTCGATCCGATCGTTACGCCGGGCAGAATGATGGCTCCGCCGCCGACCCACACGTCGGAACCAATCGTGACCGGCTGACCGAATTCATGAGTTCGGCGTTGCTGTGCATTTAACGGATGCGTGGCGGTATAGATCTGCACGGCCGGGCCGAAGAAAGCAAAGTCGCCGATCGCTACCTTGCAAACATCAAGGACCACGCAGTTAAAGTTGAAGTAAACCTGTTCACCCAAAAAAATATTGCTGCCGTAGTCGCAGTAGAACGGTGGCTGTACACAGACGGAATCGCCGCCGCTGGCGAATAGCTCGGCCAGAATACGGCGTCGAACTTCCGACTGTGATTCACGGGTTGCATTCAGGTCCCAACAAAGATCACGCGCTTGCTCGCGTGCTTGGACTAACTCCGGATCTGATGCATTGTAGACCTCGCCTGCCAGCATCCGTTCACGCTCAGACGTCATCGCGCCGACGCCGTCTCGGACTTCCATGTGTAGTCGTTTTGCTTGTGGAATCCCTGGATTTCGATGGTGCCGTCAGGTCGGTATGTCATCAGTGAGTAGCCGTTATTGTCGACGCCGCTGCCTTCTACCATCGCGACCATTGTGCAGTAGTGAATGCCGCCGATGTCTTTTACCGCGTTCGAATGGCTGTGACCCTGGAAAACGGCTCGCACGTTGCCATTCGCTTCCAGAAGTTTTCGGATATCAGCACAGTTTCGCACGCCGTGATTGTTGCTGACGTCAAGTCTCTGATGAGCGAACACGATCACAGGCAGCTTGGTCGACTTAAGGTCGGCTTGCAGCCACTCCTGTTCTGCGGCCGGGATATTGGGGTCTGTCCATTTGAAGTTCTTTCGTTGATACGGTACGCCATCGCTGCGAAAACAGGCGTCCAGCACGACGAAGTGGACGCCCCCATGATCGAAGGAATAGTAAGACTTCTCTTGCTGCACCGTACCAAGAAATTCGCTTTTGGTGAGCGTGTCGACGCAATGATTGCCGAGCACATAATGTCGTTTGTCGCAGATCGCCGCGAACTTCTTATTGATTGTTTTTAGGTAGCGCTGTTCGGTTTCAACGGTGTCCGCCGCATCAATCAGGTCGCCCAGCTCGACCAGGAAGTCAGGCTTGTCGCGTTGAAATTGTTCCGCTGCTTTGTCCAGCTTGCTCAGCGTTTCGCGGTAATGGCGGTTTCCTGCCGGTGGCTTGTCTGCGTAGTGCAGGTCAGTGACGATTCCGACCTGCACTGTTGAATTCGGTGCCTGCGCGAATGACGGGCGGGACGATGCCGCCGCCGTTAGCATCAATGTTCCATTTTGCAGAAAAGTGCGTCGCCCGATTTGAAGTCTCATGTCGTGGTATTCCGTTCTTTGTGCAATTCAGTACAGCAATCTCGAAGTGTGCATTTAAATGGTTCTGCGAGCCCGCGTCCAGGCGGTTTTTCTTCAGTGACGGAAACTGAAGTCGCTGGTGCAGTCCACATGCGTTTCGATGTTCGATCAGTCGCGTTACACTAGCCGCGTGCAGAAATCCGGGAAGAGATCGCGGGGCCTGTGCTTTGAATTGAATGGTGGCGAAATTGAAGGGGAATTGTGATGCAGGTCTCAACCGTATTTTCTCAAGCAACCCCGGAAGCAAACCCCGTTGCTATTGACGATTCGACCCCGTTTCGAATTCTTGTCATGGGGGACTTCGGTGCCGACAAGGCGTGGGGAAAGCCTCGGCCGATTGATCGTGACAACTTCGACGAAGTCTTCTCGAAGCTGAATGTTAAAGTGGAGATCGCCGGAGACGCCAACCTTCCGCGGATGACGGTGCGACTTGAAGAGCCCGATGGTTTTCATCCGGACAGGTTGTACCAGCAGCTTGAGGTTTTTGAATCGCTGCGAGCCCGTCGACAGCGGCTGGAGAATGACGACACGTTTGCGGATGAAGCGGCCGCAATTCGACAGGCTGATCAATCCCGTTCCGAAGGAGAAAGACCCGCTGTAGCGCCAGCAGATGTTGCTTCGGCTGCAGTTGATCCGAGCGACATTCTGGACCAGGCGGTGCAACAGACATCGGCCGCTCAGTTGCCGATCGCGGAGCAGATTGCCAAAGGCAGTGTCAACGTTGATCAACTGGTGCGTCAGATTGTGGCTCCTTATGTTCTGGACAAGGCCGATCCTCGCAAGCCTGAATTCATTGCAGCAGTTGATAGCGCCATTTCTGAAGTGATGCGGCGCGTGCTGCATTCGCCCGAGTTCCAGCAGGTCGAAGCGGCGTGGCAGGGAGTTCGCATGCTGATTCGGCGTCTGGAAACAGATGCTTCGTTGCAGGTCAGCTTGCTCAACGTATCTCAACAAGATCTGGCGGAAGACCTCTGCGCAGATGACGACCTCACCCGTTCAAAGCTTTATCAACTACTGGTCGAAGAGACATCGGTACCCGGATCCGAACCGTGGGCGCTGGTCGTCGGCAGCTATACCTTCGATAACAGTCTGGCGGACACCGCATGTCTGGGCCGGGTGGCTCAGGTGCATGCCGCGACTCGATCGGTCTTTGTCGCCGGAGCCGAACCCAGGATTGTTGGTGCTAACGATCTCGCTGCAACGCCGCATCCCAACGACTGGGGCGAGGTTGATGCGGAGGCTCAGAAACGCTGGAACGAACTGCGGCAACACCCCGCTGCGGCTCATGTGGTGCTGACAATGCCGCGAGTGCTGGGGCGGCGACCTTATGGCGCAGAATCAGATCCGATTGACGAATTTCGTTTCGAAGAAATCCCGGACGGGACGGCTCACAATGCCTACCTGTGGGTGAACTCAGCGTTTGCAGTGGCAACGATGATAGGGCAAGGATTCAGCACCCACGGTTGGGCGTGCTGGCAGGCCTGGCAGCCCAGCTTTGACGGCCTGCCGATCTTTATCTACGAAGACGAAGACGGCGATTCTGTTGTGCAGCCATGTGGCGAAGTGGAATTGATTCTGTCGGCAGGCGAGGTGCTTTCGCAGGTCGGTATTACGGCCGTACATTCGGTGCGCGGGGACGGCGCGGTCCTGATTCCGGCCGTGAGATTGCTTTCGTCAGCCGACGATGCAGCGACTTTTTCGTGGCAATAAGCGACGGCCAGCCCCCGGACCGCGGACCACGCAAGCGATGATTAGCCATGCCTGCCGCCGGACTACGTCGACGACGTTTAGCGTATCAATACTTTCGGACATTTAGGGATTCCGTGGAAACAATTCAGACTGGACGACGGATCTGCGCCGACTTCTCGCACAGCAATATTGGCCCCATTAATGGCGAGTGAGAGCGTGATTTTGTTCAATGTAGATACTCAAGGAGTGTGCCCATCGCAAGCGGAAAGTCGGGCCATTCCCGGTTTGCTGGACTTCGCAAGGTTCGTCTCACGAAATCTGACCTGAATTATCAAAAACCCCGTTTCCTCGGGGAGCCTGACTGCTACGTCGTGATCTACTACAACTCAGAACCCTGATCTGCCTGCTTCCGCGAAAACTCAGTGAGCTGCATGAAATGTCGAACTGCCTGACTTCGTTTCAAAACCTGTCGCGTCTCGCCACTTTCACGTTCGGAATGATCGCTGCAATCGGTATTTCTTCTGCCGACGATGCGGTAAAGATGCCCCAGCAAGGCATTTGCGCTCACCGAGGTGCCAGCGACACTCACCCGGAGAACACGCTGGCAGCGTTCCGGGAAGCGATCATGCTGGGCGCTCAGATGATCGAATTCGACGTGGCACTGACCAAAGATCAACAGCTCGTCCTGATGCACGATTCCACCATCGATCGCACAACAGACGGCAAAGGCCGAGTGACCGATTTCACGCTCAGCGAACTTCAAAAGCTGGACGCGGGATCATGGAAGAATGCCAAATTCAAAGGCGAACGCATTCCAACGTTGCGGGCCGCTCTGGGCATGATGCCGGACAACATCTGGCTGAACGTGCATCTTAAAGGAGGCACAAAGCTGGCTGAAGATACCGCTCGAACGATCATAGCCGCCGAACGAACTCATCAGTGCTTTCTGGCTTGCAGTCGCGCCTCGGCTGCTGCCGCAAGGGCCGTGGATGACAGGATCTTGTTCTGCAACATGGACCGTCAGAGTAATTCGCAGCAGTACGTCGATGAAACGATCGCCGCACAGGCCAACTTCATTCAGCTCTTCGGCGGAAATTCTGTCGAGCCGAAACATACCGCACAGCTACGAGATGCGGGACTTCGCATCAACTATTGCTGCGCCAACGATGCAGCGAAGGTTGAAGCATTGTTTGAAGCTGGCGTCGAATTCCCCCTGGTGGACATGCTGGCAGAAATGCTGGTCGTCGCGGACAAACGAGGCATCGAACGGCTGACTCCCGTTTATCTGCCGCGTGCGGGAGCGGCTGATGAGAAAAAAGCCGCGCCGGTCTTCAAAGACGGCGAAGCTCAAATCGTGCCTGGCTTTGAAGATGACAAGCTGTGGATTCACCACGATCTGTGGGTGGAAACGGAATTCGATTCTGATGGCAACGGCAAACCCGATCGCATGCACGTTAGCGTCACTCGACAACGCCAAACGGATACTGAAGGCCTGAAGGTTCCGGCTGTCTATGTGTCGAGTCCCTATTTCTCCGGGACGGCGTCCGGCACTCGCAACTTTTTCTGGGATCCTCGTCAGGAACACAACCAGCCGCCACCCAAACACAGTGATCCGCCGAGCGTTAAGTTTCAGCATCGCCGAGTCGTGATTTCGAAGTCGCACTGGAAAGACTGGCTGCCGCGCGGGTTTGCAGTCGTGCATTCGGCGTCTCCTGGAACGGGCCTGTCGCAGGGCTGCCCGACCATTGGCGGCGACAACGAATCTCTGGCTCCCAAAGCCGTCGTCGAGTGGCTGAACGGTCGCGCCGCTGGATTTACGACACCAACTGGAAATCGAAAAGTCGAAGCGTTTTGGTGTACGGGCAACGTGGGGATGACGGGCACTTCTTACAACGGCACAATTCCGCTGGCCTGCGCGACCACGGGCGTTGATGGATTGAAGGCAATTATTCCAATCGCTCCAAACACATCGTACTACCACTACTACCGTTCGAATGGACTTGTGCGACATCCCGGCGGTTACATGGGAGAAGACATTGATGTGCTTTACAACTACGTCAACAGCGGTGACCCCGATCGTCGCGAATTCTGCAATTGCAACGTCCGCGATAAAGAAATGGCGGAAGGATTCGCTCGCGACACAGGTGACTACAACGACTTCTGGGCGGGCCGCGATTACCTGAACGATCTGAAGCCGATGAAAGCGGCTCTGCTGATGGCTCACGGGTTCAACGACTGGAACGTGATGCCCGAACACAGCGTGCGAATCTACAAAGCGGCTCAGGCTGCTGGACTTCCGGTGCAGTGCTATTTCCACCAGGCGGGTCACGGGGGCCAACCGCCAATGAAAATGATGAACCGGTGGTTTACTCGGTACTTGTACAATGTTGAAAATGGAGTTGAAAACGATCCCAAGGCGTGGATCGTGCGGGAAAACGAGGATCGTCAGAAGCCGACGTCTTACGCTGATTACCCCAACCCCGGCGCGAAGCTTGTCACGTTGAAACCTGGTAAAGGTGGCTCACAGAAAGGGACGCTTGCTCTGACTGAATCCGACGGTCAGGGCACTGAGAAAATCGTTGACAACTTTTCATTTAGCGGTTCAACCCTGGCCAAGGCTGACTGGACTCAGCACCGCCTGCTGTACGTCACCGACCCTCTGCCACAGCCTGTTCACATTTCCGGTTTCGCCAAATTCCGTACGCGATTGGCGTGCAACAAGCCGGCAGCTAACTTCTCTGTGTGGCTGGTATCTTTGCCCTGGAACGAAGGTTCGAAAGCGAAGATCTACGATAACATTATTACGCGAGGTTGGGCTGATCCGCAGAACTACAAGTCGCTGACCGACGGTGAGCCATTAGAACCGGGGAAATTCTACGACCTCGAATTCGAACTCCAACCGGACGACCACATTGTTCCAGCCGGACAGCAAATTGGTCTGATGATTTTTTCCTCCGACCGCGAGTTTACACTTTGGCCAAAACCGGGCACGGAACTCACAATCGACCTGGATGCGACATCGCTACGGCTGCCTGTCGTCGGCGGTGAGGCGCCCTTCTCCGCGGCTACCAAACCGTAAGGGGGCGCTTTGGTGTGTGGCCACAGAAAGGCTGTGGCCACGGCAAGACGCGCCTGTCGTTCGTTCGGCCCGTTACTTTGTATCTTGCCGTTGGCCCAACGTTGCAAGATGCTTACTCAGCACGCGACTCGTCGCTTCGCATTTTGCGGCGCCCGAACCTTTGCACTGCTGCAGGGCCATTAGTGTGCCGAGGTTCTCAACAGTGTCGATGTCGTACCACGGTTGCAGCAGGTTGACTGAGAGTTGGTGTCGGCGTGCGGCGCGCAGGGTGTCCAGTAGAGTTGTGGGAGCACTCCAGACGACGTCTGTGAATAATTCAGCAGCAGCGGCGGGGTCCTTCAACCCAATCAGCACGAAGCCACCGTCATTTGCCGGAGCGATCACTACGTCGCAGCCGTCCAGTTCTTGAAACGCACTTTCGATGATCGCATCAGGCATGTCCGGGCTGTCTGAACCGATCAGCACCGCTTTGTATCCGGGCTGCTGAATCGCTTCGCGAAAGAACCATTCGATCCGTCCGCCCAGTCCTGAATCCGGTTGGAACCAAAGCTGCGCGTTGTTTGGAAGTCGTTCTGAAAACCAGTCGCGGGTATTTGCGTCGTCCGGAGTGACCGCTGCAACGAAACTGTCTGCAAGGTCGCCGCAGCGCAGTAGCAGGTCCTCAACAAAGGCTGCGTACAGTTCAACGGCGGCGTGATCTCCGATTGTTGCGGCCAGTCGAGTCTTCGTTTTTCCCGGCGTGGGGTGCCGAGCAAACATGCCGAGGACGTTCATACCGGACTTCCGGAATCTGCCGCCGAATGGCGGCTTTGTCTTCGCTGGCGAGCTGCGATCATTCGCTCCAGCAACTCAACACTGACCATGCCGCGAAATCGCACGCGCCCGTCCATTTCGACCACGGGAATCGATGCGCCGTGTTGCAGTTGTAACTCCGCATTGTCTGAAATGTCGACCACTCGGACTTCAGGCAGAGCGTCGTCGTACTGGTCAAGAATTTCGATCGCTCGGTCGCACAGTTCGCAATTTGGCTTGGAGTAAACTGTGACGGAACGGAACACAACTTCAGAATCGCCGGGCAATCGGCCCGCACATCGGTGAGCCCACCAGGCGGCAACCAAAACGCTGATGCAGATCAGAAGGTGAAATGATCGCGAGCGATACCAGAACCCCGGCCATCGAATATAGATGGTTGTGCAGCGATCAACAAAAATCAGGCACGCCAAAACCGTGGCCAGGATCAGCAGTGTGGCGGCGGCGAACGCGTTGACTCGCTTGTTAAAGTCGCTGGCAGTCATGTCTCTCCGGGTGACAGGCATCGGGATTGAAACTCACAAGTTTTCCACAAATCGCAAAACGACATGTACGAGGCGTGTGTTTGCAACATATCCTATCGTCACTTTTGACTCGACCGTAGCGACCTAACTTGTGGCAAATGGCAGTTCAGCTCACACCTCAAAGCTTCCACCAGCTACTCGCCCGAAGCGGCCTGCTGCAGCCGGACTCGATTCGCAAACTGGCCGAACGGTTTCCCGCTGAGGCCGCTAATCCGGAAAAATTTGCCGGGTTGCTCATGACCAAACGGCTACTCACCAAGTGGCAGGCCGACAAGCTACTGCTCGGAAAGCATCGAGGCTTCTTTCTCGGACCGTACCAGCTGAAGTCGCACCTCGCGCGGGGCGGGATGAGCACTCTGTATGTGGCCGAACACACAGAAACGGGCGAAGTTCACGCGCTGAAAGTTCTTCCGCCATCACGAGCGGCCGAAGCATCGTACTTGCCTCGGTTTCTGCGTGAAGCGGAACTGGCCGCCAGGCTGCATCATCCTAATGTGATGCGGGTGTTTGACATTTTGTCGTTCACTGATGCCGGGCAGACTGTGCACTTTATGGTGATGGAGTTGCTGAATGGGCGTGACCTGTTTAACGACGTCTTTCAGCGAGGCCCATTGCCATTGATGGATGCTTGCGAGATCATTCGTCAGTCGGCAAACGGTTTGCAATACGCTCACGACGCGGGGCTGGTGCATCGTGATATAAAGCCTGGCAACCTGTTTATTACGGACGAAGGCACAGTCAAAATTGTGGACCTCGGGCTGGCCGCGATACTGGAAGGCCAGGCCGAAAGCCTGACTCGCGAATACGACGAACGAGTCCTCGGAACGGCCGACTACCTTGCACCGGAACAGGCCGTCGACAGTCACACGGTGGATGGCCGTGCCGACATCTACGCACTGGGTTGCGCGTTTTATTTCGCTCTGTCCGGACGGCCGCCGTTTGTCGACGGCAATTTGGCTCAGCGAATTTTGGCTCATCAAACCAAAGAACCTCAGGACATTGCTACGATTCGAGCTGACGTGCCGCCGGAAATTCAGCAGTTGCTGAAGTCAATGTTGAAGAAGAAGCGGACCGAGCGAATTCAAACATGTGCGGAGATCGCGGATCAGCTAACAGGTTGGCTTGACGCACACGGCGAAATCGCCCGCTATCAGCAGAAACCAGAACTTGTTGAACCCGGCGACTCTGCCGACAGTGAACCACGCAAACTCAAACGGCTTGCCCCGAAAAAGTCGGAAGCGGAAACGCCCACGGATTCCATTGTGGCCGCAGAGACCGCTACGACAGCGTCTTCGGGAACACAATCGAAATCGACCGCGCCGACAGAGCAGAATTCCAGCGTGTGGCAATCTGAAGGAGTGCAGTATTCCGAAGCCTTCGAATGCTTCCTGGAACGCCTCGACAATGAAAGCGGCGTTGCCAGCGTTATGGACGAGAACTTCCGCCGCGGACAGCGTCGTGCTATGAGTCATTTGCAGGAAGACGTCGCGTCGATGGATGTGGTCACTGTTTCTTCAGACGAGCATTCAGCGACCGCTGTGGACAATTCGAAAGCAAAGAATCGCACCGCCACGCCAGCTGGCGGACTCAAGTTTGCCAGCATCGTCCTCGTTCTGTTGGCGGTAGGGATTTCAGTCATTGCCCTGACGGTTGGCCGGCCGTGGGCAGAGCAGTCCTTGCGATTTATGAAGCAAGTCTGGCGGTCAGCTGTGGGCTCATGATTCGGTAATGCCTTAGCGAATGCCGAACTCCCTTCGTACCATCGCGGCTGCGACGGACGCAAGTTGCCGCGTGATGTTGGCGACGGCGCATCTTTTTTGACGTGGTGCGTTTTGTGAACTAAGCTTGAAAACCCTCTAATAGCTCCCGGATTGGTCTCAGGCAGAATGTTGAACCGCCGTACCGTCCCAGTCTTATGTTATCTAAAAACTACCGGAACCCGAGCCCGCAAACGCTGCGCATCAGCGTTTGGGAGCGTGGTCGCGCCGTTGCCATTTGCCTGCTGATCGCCGTTTGCACATGTGCGTCTGCAGTCAATGCTTACGCTGGCGGTATGGTCAGCGTCAGCGATGGTGAGCAGACCTACCTCGGCAAAGTCGTGGCGTTGAACAAGCAAACGTGCTCACTGATGGATCGGCAGGGGCAGTTGGTTCATCTGGATGTGCCCAGCCTGAAGTCGTTCGAAAAAATCTCGGCTCGGTATCAACCGCTGGCGGCCAGTCAATTACGCCACGAACTGCGGCAAGAATTCTCGGACGGTTACGAAGTTTCCGGCACGACTCATTATCTTGTCTGCGGTCCGGTCGGGCGTTCGGCTCGCTATGCGGAATTGTTCGAAGAGATCTATCGCGATGTAGAGCAATTCTATCGTGTCCGCGGGTTTAACGTCGTTGCACCAGAAGTCCCCCTGATTGCCGTCGTGTTCCAAACTCAGAAAGAGTTCATCGAGTATTGCATTCGCGATCAGGTGGCGCCTTCGCCCGGCTTGATGGGCTACTACTCATTGAAGACGAACCGAGTCGCGTTGTTCGACGATGCTCGACTGCTGTCAGGCGAAGTTCAGCTCCCAAACGAACTGCTAACGCACGACGGTTTGGTTTCGGCTTCGGCTGGGATTTCGAGTACGACTGCCAACACCGTGATTCACGAGACGACTCATCAGGTCGGCTATAATATCGGCATCCATTCGCGATTGGCGGAAACACCGATCTGGCTTGTTGAAGGCCTGGCAACGGTGCTGGAACCGGCCGGCATGCGAAATAGTTCGGGCCGCAAATTGCTGTCGCAACGCATTAACGAAGAACGTGTCAATTGGTTCACGAAACAGCATCGTCCGAAGCGGTCGATGGGCAACCTGGCAAAAATCGTTGCGTCCGATCAGTTCTTCTATCGGTACACGTTGAACGGCTACAGCGAAGCATGGGCGTTCACGTTTTTCCTGCTTGAGAACCCATCTCGCCGTAAAGATCTGGTGACGTACCTGCAGATCATCGGCGCGCGAGATCCCATGGTGGCGTATCCCGCGAAGCAACGGTTGCAGGACTTCCAGAAGGCCTTTGGTGACATCAGTCGGCTGGAAGTCGAATTCATCCGCTATATGGACCGGAT
This DNA window, taken from Fuerstiella marisgermanici, encodes the following:
- a CDS encoding DUF1570 domain-containing protein, whose translation is MLSKNYRNPSPQTLRISVWERGRAVAICLLIAVCTCASAVNAYAGGMVSVSDGEQTYLGKVVALNKQTCSLMDRQGQLVHLDVPSLKSFEKISARYQPLAASQLRHELRQEFSDGYEVSGTTHYLVCGPVGRSARYAELFEEIYRDVEQFYRVRGFNVVAPEVPLIAVVFQTQKEFIEYCIRDQVAPSPGLMGYYSLKTNRVALFDDARLLSGEVQLPNELLTHDGLVSASAGISSTTANTVIHETTHQVGYNIGIHSRLAETPIWLVEGLATVLEPAGMRNSSGRKLLSQRINEERVNWFTKQHRPKRSMGNLAKIVASDQFFYRYTLNGYSEAWAFTFFLLENPSRRKDLVTYLQIIGARDPMVAYPAKQRLQDFQKAFGDISRLEVEFIRYMDRM
- a CDS encoding serine/threonine-protein kinase; the encoded protein is MAVQLTPQSFHQLLARSGLLQPDSIRKLAERFPAEAANPEKFAGLLMTKRLLTKWQADKLLLGKHRGFFLGPYQLKSHLARGGMSTLYVAEHTETGEVHALKVLPPSRAAEASYLPRFLREAELAARLHHPNVMRVFDILSFTDAGQTVHFMVMELLNGRDLFNDVFQRGPLPLMDACEIIRQSANGLQYAHDAGLVHRDIKPGNLFITDEGTVKIVDLGLAAILEGQAESLTREYDERVLGTADYLAPEQAVDSHTVDGRADIYALGCAFYFALSGRPPFVDGNLAQRILAHQTKEPQDIATIRADVPPEIQQLLKSMLKKKRTERIQTCAEIADQLTGWLDAHGEIARYQQKPELVEPGDSADSEPRKLKRLAPKKSEAETPTDSIVAAETATTASSGTQSKSTAPTEQNSSVWQSEGVQYSEAFECFLERLDNESGVASVMDENFRRGQRRAMSHLQEDVASMDVVTVSSDEHSATAVDNSKAKNRTATPAGGLKFASIVLVLLAVGISVIALTVGRPWAEQSLRFMKQVWRSAVGS
- a CDS encoding sugar O-acetyltransferase, encoding MTSERERMLAGEVYNASDPELVQAREQARDLCWDLNATRESQSEVRRRILAELFASGGDSVCVQPPFYCDYGSNIFLGEQVYFNFNCVVLDVCKVAIGDFAFFGPAVQIYTATHPLNAQQRRTHEFGQPVTIGSDVWVGGGAIILPGVTIGSKTVIGAGSVVTKDIPDGVVAVGNPCRVVREITDEPPVK
- a CDS encoding Xaa-Pro dipeptidyl-peptidase — translated: MTPVYLPRAGAADEKKAAPVFKDGEAQIVPGFEDDKLWIHHDLWVETEFDSDGNGKPDRMHVSVTRQRQTDTEGLKVPAVYVSSPYFSGTASGTRNFFWDPRQEHNQPPPKHSDPPSVKFQHRRVVISKSHWKDWLPRGFAVVHSASPGTGLSQGCPTIGGDNESLAPKAVVEWLNGRAAGFTTPTGNRKVEAFWCTGNVGMTGTSYNGTIPLACATTGVDGLKAIIPIAPNTSYYHYYRSNGLVRHPGGYMGEDIDVLYNYVNSGDPDRREFCNCNVRDKEMAEGFARDTGDYNDFWAGRDYLNDLKPMKAALLMAHGFNDWNVMPEHSVRIYKAAQAAGLPVQCYFHQAGHGGQPPMKMMNRWFTRYLYNVENGVENDPKAWIVRENEDRQKPTSYADYPNPGAKLVTLKPGKGGSQKGTLALTESDGQGTEKIVDNFSFSGSTLAKADWTQHRLLYVTDPLPQPVHISGFAKFRTRLACNKPAANFSVWLVSLPWNEGSKAKIYDNIITRGWADPQNYKSLTDGEPLEPGKFYDLEFELQPDDHIVPAGQQIGLMIFSSDREFTLWPKPGTELTIDLDATSLRLPVVGGEAPFSAATKP
- a CDS encoding TIGR04282 family arsenosugar biosynthesis glycosyltransferase; its protein translation is MNVLGMFARHPTPGKTKTRLAATIGDHAAVELYAAFVEDLLLRCGDLADSFVAAVTPDDANTRDWFSERLPNNAQLWFQPDSGLGGRIEWFFREAIQQPGYKAVLIGSDSPDMPDAIIESAFQELDGCDVVIAPANDGGFVLIGLKDPAAAAELFTDVVWSAPTTLLDTLRAARRHQLSVNLLQPWYDIDTVENLGTLMALQQCKGSGAAKCEATSRVLSKHLATLGQRQDTK
- a CDS encoding glutaredoxin family protein, which encodes MPVTRRDMTASDFNKRVNAFAAATLLILATVLACLIFVDRCTTIYIRWPGFWYRSRSFHLLICISVLVAAWWAHRCAGRLPGDSEVVFRSVTVYSKPNCELCDRAIEILDQYDDALPEVRVVDISDNAELQLQHGASIPVVEMDGRVRFRGMVSVELLERMIAARQRRQSRHSAADSGSPV
- a CDS encoding metallophosphoesterase family protein; its protein translation is MRLQIGRRTFLQNGTLMLTAAASSRPSFAQAPNSTVQVGIVTDLHYADKPPAGNRHYRETLSKLDKAAEQFQRDKPDFLVELGDLIDAADTVETEQRYLKTINKKFAAICDKRHYVLGNHCVDTLTKSEFLGTVQQEKSYYSFDHGGVHFVVLDACFRSDGVPYQRKNFKWTDPNIPAAEQEWLQADLKSTKLPVIVFAHQRLDVSNNHGVRNCADIRKLLEANGNVRAVFQGHSHSNAVKDIGGIHYCTMVAMVEGSGVDNNGYSLMTYRPDGTIEIQGFHKQNDYTWKSETASAR
- a CDS encoding type VI secretion system contractile sheath domain-containing protein, translated to MQVSTVFSQATPEANPVAIDDSTPFRILVMGDFGADKAWGKPRPIDRDNFDEVFSKLNVKVEIAGDANLPRMTVRLEEPDGFHPDRLYQQLEVFESLRARRQRLENDDTFADEAAAIRQADQSRSEGERPAVAPADVASAAVDPSDILDQAVQQTSAAQLPIAEQIAKGSVNVDQLVRQIVAPYVLDKADPRKPEFIAAVDSAISEVMRRVLHSPEFQQVEAAWQGVRMLIRRLETDASLQVSLLNVSQQDLAEDLCADDDLTRSKLYQLLVEETSVPGSEPWALVVGSYTFDNSLADTACLGRVAQVHAATRSVFVAGAEPRIVGANDLAATPHPNDWGEVDAEAQKRWNELRQHPAAAHVVLTMPRVLGRRPYGAESDPIDEFRFEEIPDGTAHNAYLWVNSAFAVATMIGQGFSTHGWACWQAWQPSFDGLPIFIYEDEDGDSVVQPCGEVELILSAGEVLSQVGITAVHSVRGDGAVLIPAVRLLSSADDAATFSWQ